The DNA segment ATTTATTGAAACAGCCCAAGGAGCAAACCGGGTTTTTGACGCAAGCGCTGACGACCATGCGGGAAGAGGTCCAGTTTTGTGCCAGTTGCCACAATATTTCCGACTTGGCCGTTTGCGAGATTTGTTCGAATACCAAAAGAAACCACCAAATCATCTGTGTCGTGGAGGACATTCGCGACGTGATGGCCATTGAAAACACGGGGCAATTCAGGGGGATTTACCACGTTCTGGGAGGGAAGATATCGCCCATAGACGGCGTTGGCCCCAGCCAGTTGAACATCAATACGCTGGTGGAGAAAGTGAAATCGGGAGCGGCGAGCGAGATTATTTTTGCGTTGAGCTCCACTATGGAAGGGGATACGACCAATTTTTACATCTATAAACAAATACAAGATTGCGGGGTCATTACCTCTACCATCGCCCGGGGTATATCCGTGGGAGACGAACTGGAATATGCCGATGAAGTTACTTTGGGCAGGAGTATTTTGCAAAGGGTGCCTTTCGAGAATTTTTTTAAAAACAATTAATTCATTTAATGGATGGCGATATTTTTAATTTGATGAATGAAAAACTATATTTGTTGAAAAAATTGAACATGAATAAATTTTTGCGCTATATATTGGTGGGAATGAGCGTTTTTTTTGTTTCCTGTATTCCAACCAAAGACCTCATTTATCTCCAGAATAAAAGCGGAACCGAAACGACTGCTTCCATATCGGAAGTGATGTTGAAGCCTTATCGACTGCAGGTGAACGACGTTTTGAGCATTACCATTAAAGCGGACGACCCCAAACTGACCACCATTTTTAATCCTACCAACAAAGGGGAGACGGACAACGTGGGTTCTTCCTTGTATTTTTCCGGTTACACGGTTGATGACCACGGCAATATCCGCATTCCGGTTTTGGGGGAGATTACCGCCATAGGCTATACCGTTGACGAATTAAGAATGAAAATCGAGAAACAACTTCTGGACGAGTATTTTAAAAAAGAAGCCAATATTTTCGTGATTGCCAGATTGGCGGGATTCAAATACACGATTAACGGCGAAGTAGGAAGCGTGGGAACCAAATTCTTGTTCCAAGACCACGTGAACATCATGGAGGCCATTGCCAATTCAGGAGACATTACCATAACGGGCGACAGGAAAGCGGTAACCATTATTCGTCAATCGCCCTCGGGAACCGAAATGCACGACATCGACCTTACGGACATCAACGTGATGCAATCGCCTTATTACAATTTGCAACCCAATGATTATATCTATGTAAAACCCCTCAAACAAAAAACTTGGGGGACCGGTAAAACAGGCATAGAATCCTTGAGTACCATCATTACGTTGATTTCCTTGGTAACCACTGCCATAGTGCTTTTAAATTTGTAATACAAATCCGAAATGATAGACATAAAAGATTTTTCTGTTTTCGAAGACCAGTCAGGATTTGATTTTAAAGGGTTTGTGTTGAAAATTGGCAGTTACTGGAAATGGTTCCTGTTCAGTTTGATCATCGCTTTCACCATTGCTTATCAAGTCAATATTCGCAAGGAGAGAATATACGCCATGGAGACCTTGATCTCCGTCAAGGAAGAAAGCAATCCCTTGTTTACTTCCAATACCAGCCTGGTTTTCAATTGGGGAGGTACTTCAGATCAAGTCCAGACGATTTCCACCACCCTGCAATCGCGTTCCCACAACGAATTGGTTGTCGACAAATTGCAGTATTACATCAGCTATTTGGCACAAGGCGAATACAATTTGGTGGATGCTTACGGTGCCGTACCTTTTTATGTGGCTATCGACAAAAGCAAGGGGCAACTGGCAGGAACCCTGATCGGGATCCAATTTTTGAGCGAAAACGAATACCAAATTCGAATACCATTTGCGGCGAATTCCGTTTCCATGATTTCCTATTTCGATAATTCATACAGCACTACCTCGGTGGTCGTTGGCGATTTTGTCAAAAGATACAAAGTGGGTGAGCGGGTTTCCTTGCCTTTCTTGAATTGGAAACTGCAAATAAAAGACAATCCCGGTTTGTATAAAGGGAACGAATATTTTGTGCAGTTCAATGATTTTGACGGCACCGTTTCCAGCTACAGGGGCATCAACGTGAAATCTGACGACAAAGGCGGTTCGATCATCACCTTGGGCATGCAGGGAACCAACAAAGCCAGGATGGTCGAATATTTGAATGCCACGGTCAAAATGCTCATCAAAAGACAATTGGACAGCAAAAACCAATTTGCGACCAACACCATACGATTCATCGACAGCACGCTCGTGGCGATGGAGTCGCAATTAAAAGAAACCACCAACGAGTTAAAATCCTTCAGGAGCGACAAAAACATTTACGACATTGAAGAGGGAGGTTCCAAGTTTTCGGGCAAGATTATGGAATTTGACGTCAAAAAAGACGAGATTACCCGCAAAATGGCTTACTATAATTCCTTGAAGGCCTATTTGAAAAACAGCGTGGATTATTCCAAACTTCCCGCTCCCTCGGTGGCCGGAATTGACGATCCGAACATTGTGGTAAACGTATCCAAATTAATTTCGCTTTCCACCCAAAGATCCGAAATGGCTTATGCCGTGAAAAGCGAAAAGATATTCAGGGATTTCGACAATCAAATGGAAGCGGTCAAAAGAGTTTTGTTGGAAAACATTGCCACTGCCAAATCCGCCCTGCACTATGATTTGGCCCTGGTCGACAGCAAAATCAACGAGGCGGAAAGCACGATGAAGCAGCTTCCGGAAGACCAGCAGGAACTCCTGAAAATTAAAAGGAAATACGATTTAAGCGACAACATCTACAGCACTTTTCTGCAAAAACGCAGCGAAGCCGACATCGTGAAAGCGGCCAATTTATCGGATATCCATTTTATAGACCCCGCCAAAGACATTGGTGGTGGACTCGTGGGGCCCAAAACTTCGGTAAATTATGTGTTGGCCTTGTTTTTGGGATTATTGATTCCGCTGCTTTTTGTTTTTGGGATTTTCTTTATCAACAATTCCATTCAAAACACGGAAGACATCAGTAAATTAACCCAAATACCATTGATAGGCGTTATCGGGCTGAGCAATGAAAAGTCGGATTTGGCCGTGTTTGAAAAGCCGAAATCGGCCTTGTCGGAGTCCTTCAGGGCCATCCGGTCTTCCCTGCAGTTCTTGTACAAACAGCAGCGATTGGATGGAGCCAAAACCCTGA comes from the Flavobacterium limnophilum genome and includes:
- a CDS encoding polysaccharide biosynthesis/export family protein, which produces MNKFLRYILVGMSVFFVSCIPTKDLIYLQNKSGTETTASISEVMLKPYRLQVNDVLSITIKADDPKLTTIFNPTNKGETDNVGSSLYFSGYTVDDHGNIRIPVLGEITAIGYTVDELRMKIEKQLLDEYFKKEANIFVIARLAGFKYTINGEVGSVGTKFLFQDHVNIMEAIANSGDITITGDRKAVTIIRQSPSGTEMHDIDLTDINVMQSPYYNLQPNDYIYVKPLKQKTWGTGKTGIESLSTIITLISLVTTAIVLLNL
- a CDS encoding polysaccharide biosynthesis tyrosine autokinase, whose protein sequence is MIDIKDFSVFEDQSGFDFKGFVLKIGSYWKWFLFSLIIAFTIAYQVNIRKERIYAMETLISVKEESNPLFTSNTSLVFNWGGTSDQVQTISTTLQSRSHNELVVDKLQYYISYLAQGEYNLVDAYGAVPFYVAIDKSKGQLAGTLIGIQFLSENEYQIRIPFAANSVSMISYFDNSYSTTSVVVGDFVKRYKVGERVSLPFLNWKLQIKDNPGLYKGNEYFVQFNDFDGTVSSYRGINVKSDDKGGSIITLGMQGTNKARMVEYLNATVKMLIKRQLDSKNQFATNTIRFIDSTLVAMESQLKETTNELKSFRSDKNIYDIEEGGSKFSGKIMEFDVKKDEITRKMAYYNSLKAYLKNSVDYSKLPAPSVAGIDDPNIVVNVSKLISLSTQRSEMAYAVKSEKIFRDFDNQMEAVKRVLLENIATAKSALHYDLALVDSKINEAESTMKQLPEDQQELLKIKRKYDLSDNIYSTFLQKRSEADIVKAANLSDIHFIDPAKDIGGGLVGPKTSVNYVLALFLGLLIPLLFVFGIFFINNSIQNTEDISKLTQIPLIGVIGLSNEKSDLAVFEKPKSALSESFRAIRSSLQFLYKQQRLDGAKTLMITSSVSGEGKTFCSLNIATVFALSEKRTVILGLDLRKPKLFDEFNLSNEVGVVNYIIKQKTVDEIINATNIPFLDVIFSGPIPPNPAEMIMSDGMKNLIEELKLKYDYIILDTPPVGLVSDALELAQYCDVTLYIVRQNFTKKEMITLLNNRVKRGELNNTSIILNGFQNKAKYGAGYGYGYGYGYGDTTYSNGYHEDDKPKTIFEKIMGKFRKRQV
- the recR gene encoding recombination mediator RecR; amino-acid sequence: MEFSSRLLEKAVNEMAQLPGIGKRTALRLVLHLLKQPKEQTGFLTQALTTMREEVQFCASCHNISDLAVCEICSNTKRNHQIICVVEDIRDVMAIENTGQFRGIYHVLGGKISPIDGVGPSQLNINTLVEKVKSGAASEIIFALSSTMEGDTTNFYIYKQIQDCGVITSTIARGISVGDELEYADEVTLGRSILQRVPFENFFKNN